From the genome of Lotus japonicus ecotype B-129 chromosome 6, LjGifu_v1.2, one region includes:
- the LOC130722035 gene encoding uncharacterized protein LOC130722035 isoform X1 has product MTSQDHKKMTSTFMSNYILGMVSAQPTIPISLIQERISGQLNYKVSYFKAWKAKQKALARVFGDWEESYDLLLRWLEYMLRFSPGSHYEFVTTDYKDQYGNVVPDFKKFGRVFWTYKQCCDAFNYCKPMIQIDGTFLYGKYSGTLLIATTQDGNSNVLPLAFAIVEGETLGAWTWFLRLMRVHVTRKQGICLISDRHASILSAVGNPSNGWQPPNAYHVYCIRHVASNFNNRFHNTEQKISCISLS; this is encoded by the exons ATGACTTCTCAAGACCACAAGAAGATGACGTCCACCTTCATGTCCAACTACATTCTTG GCATGGTAAGTGCCCAACCAACTATCCCTATTTCCCTCATACAAGAGAGGATAAGTGGTCAGCTCAATTATAAGGTGTCATACTTTAAAGCTTGGAAGGCGAAGCAAAAAGCACTTGCTCGCGTGTTCGGTGATTGGGAGGAGTCTTACGACCTGCTCCTTAGGTGGTTGGAATATATGCTGAGGTTTTCCCCTGGATCCCATTACGAGTTTGTCACAACTGACTATAAGGACCAGTATGGCAATGTTGTTCCTGATTTCAAGAAATTTGGTCGAGTGTTTTGGACGTACAAACAATGTTGTGACGCATTCAACTATTGCAAGCCAATGATACAAATTGATGGCACATTCCTCTACGGAAAGTATAGTGGAACTTTGCTTATTGCCACGACACAGGACGGGAACAGTAATGTGTTGCCTTTAGCTTTTGCAATTGTGGAGGGAGAAACACTCGGTGCTTGGACGTGGTTTCTTCGTCTGATGCGTGTGCATGTCACCAGGAAACAAGGGATATGTCTAATATCAGACAGACACGCCAGCATTCTCTCAGCAGTGGGGAATCCGTCTAACGGGTGGCAGCCACCAAACGCTTATCATGTGTATTGCATTCGCCACGTTGCCAGTAATTTCAACAACAGGTTTCACAACACAGAGCAAAAAATATCATGCATTTCATTAAGTTGA
- the LOC130722035 gene encoding uncharacterized protein LOC130722035 isoform X2 has protein sequence MMDAFSQQSYMVQLELYVEVTEAGSSSMSVPTYLSSTQPRPTEDGGRHVVDEELLAEPYTVPFSVMSIEEANIVVPSDVAINLGDDYDYRLDNDNVDGEVIPSDDDHNEDERMQEGGDESDTDEEGDRHANPQPQMTPHPADQPAAPVNVNVETQGHPNTAPFWSASSHYTYINWDHPDEETDFYSETDVNGSWKLGDDLCKWLIFENKRAVQDALLHYCLRLNQTYKMSESKP, from the exons ATGATGGATGCATTTAGTCAGCAGTCATATATGGTTCAGCTGGAGTTGTATGTTGAAGTTACTGAAGCTGGAAGTTCATCAATGTCAGTGCCGACGTATCTGTCGTCTACTCAACCGAGACCCACTGAAGACGGTGGTAGACATGTTGTTGATGAGGAGCTTCTTGCAGAACCATATACTGTGCCTTTTAGCGTTATGAGTATTGAAGAGGCCAATATCGTCGTTCCTTCGGATGTCGCAATTAATTTGGGCGATGATTATGACTACCGCCTTGACAATGATAATGTGGACGGTGAAGTCATTCCTTCAGACGATGACCACaatgaagatgaaagaatgcaagAAGGAGGTGACGAGTCTGACACAGACGAAGAGGGAGACCGACACGCTAATCCTCAGCCTCAGATGACACCTCATCCTGCTGATCAACCTGCGGCACCAGTGAATGTCAATGTTGAAACTCAAG GCCACCCAAACACGGCCCCATTCTGGAGTGCTTCTTCGCATTATACATATATTAACTGGGATCACCCAGATGAAGAAACTGATTTTTATTCTGAAACGGATGTGAATGGATCATGGAAGCTTGGTGATGACTTATGTAAATGGTTGATTTTTGAAAACAAGCGTGCTGTACAGGATGCCCTGTTACACTATTGTCTTAGACTAAATCAAACTTATAAGATGAGTGAATCCAAGCCATAG
- the LOC130725734 gene encoding serine/threonine-protein phosphatase 7 long form homolog, which produces MADQEVVKLGPRNDSVLYLQKDGKHVSIGAWNQINRILKVRKYRDFRDFIPAEIVGHLRQAGFYEAALAGSLKLDKVLISAMVERWRPETHTFHMPFGECTITLQDVAVHLGLPIDGNPVTGVTWCDWSELVEDLLGVVPPASAIKGGGLKLVWLGEQFNFHNLGGADPIQLMYTARAYILRLIGTFLLCDHTGSHVPLRYLILLRDFEETAKYSWGSAVLALLYHELCYATGASRTEIGGCAYLIQVWAWLRIPGIGSDPPRLHRGLPLAARWRDPPPEKPIKWAKKQIEWWRTKLDDLSSNDVSSLCGCRTLLIFIFI; this is translated from the exons ATGGCTGACCAAGAAGTGGTCAAATTGGGTCCGAGGAATGATAGTGTGTTGTATTTGCAAAAAGATGGCAAGCACGTGTCTATTGGTGCGTGGAACCAAATAAATAGAATTCTGAAAGTGAGAAAATATCGGGATTTTCGAGATTTTATTCCCGCTGAAATTGTAGGCCACCTTCGTCAAGCCGGATTTTACGAAGCCGCCTTAGCTGGGTCTCTGAAACTTGACAAAGTTTTAATATCAGCTATGGTGGAGCGATGGAGGCCTGAGACACACACGTTCCATATGCCGTTCGGAGAGTGTACTATCACTCTGCAAGATGTTGCTGTTCATCTTGGCTTACCCATTGATGGGAATCCTGTCACCGGAGTTACTTGGTGTGATTGGTCTGAGCTTGTAGAGGACTTGCTCGGAGTGGTGCCACCCGCCAGTGCTATAAAAGGAGGTGGCTTGAAGTTGGTTTGGCTAGGTGagcaatttaattttcataatcTAGGCGGTGCCGACCCGATACAACTTATGTATACAGCAAGAGCATACATCTTGCGACTAATTGGTACTTTCTTACTATGTGACCACACCGGTTCACATGTCCCTCTTAGATATCTCATTCTCTTACGAGACTTTGAGGAGACCGCAAAGTATAGTTGGGGTTCAGCCGTACTAGCACTTCTCTATCATGAGTTGTGCTATGCAACCGGTGCTTCACGTACAGAGATTGGCGGCTGTGCTTATTTGATACAAGTGTGGGCATGGCTAAGGATTCCAGGAATCGGCTCGGATCCACCGAGGCTGCACCGTGGCCTCCCACTCGCGGCAAG ATGGAGGGACCCTCCCCCGGAAAAACCAATAAAGTGGGCAAAGAAGCAAATCGAGTGGTGGCGTACCAAATTAGACGATTTGAGTTCTAATGACGTGAGTAGCTTGTGTGGATGTCGTACTTTGcttatctttattttcatttaa